Genomic window (Desulforapulum autotrophicum HRM2):
GTTCAGCAAACGGTCATCGACTGTCATCCCCACAATCAATATAGCGGCCATGTCCCGGTTGGCACAATGAAAATAGAAACTCGACACCAGAGGCGGGCGGGAACGGGTATTGTCCTTGCGGATTAAATGGCAGCGGTCAGCAGGACGCTGGAAGAGCTACCATTTCCCTCGGAGCAGTCCATGGACGGGTCCGGTGGGGGTTTCCTGGAAGTCCATGTAATCTCAACCCGCCATCACACAGGCTCATTGCTTCTTTTTTTTTTATATGAAACACTCACCAAAGCATTGTCAATAAAGGTGTTTAAAAATTCGTTGAGGCCGGAGCCATACCTCGTTCCGGCCGTGCCGGTTATAGGAAAAGGTTGAGGTTGGGCCGGGCAATGATTTCAGGGTCCCGTTCAAACACCCCGTTAATGTTGTCTCTCAACTCGTCCATGGTGTCTGCCTTGAGCAACTCCTTGCAGATGCTGTGGCCGAAGCGGAAACTTGCCGAAAAATAAGGGATAAATTTTTTGTAGAGTTTAACTGCAAACCGCTCGCCATGGTGTTTGGCCAGAAGTTCGGTCATCCTGATGGCCGTGTGGTGGTAGGTGCCAATGGTCGGTGTGAACCCCTTGGTCCACTGGGCAAAGATCCATGGCCTTGACACGGCCATGCGGCCGATGGCGATGCCGTCACAGCCAGTCTGTTTGACCACGGTTGACAGGTCATTGGCGTCAAAGACATTGCCGTTGCCGAACACGGGAATGGTGACAGCCTCTTTTATAAGGGAGATCTGCTCCCACCTGGGGGGCCTTGACCGCCGGTCCGGGGCAACCCTGGGGTGGAATACCAGGGCGTCAGCCCCGTTGTCTTCAAACCGTTTTGCCAGATCGATTGCAGGCCTGGGATCATTAATCCAGCCCGTTCGGAATTTTACAAAAACCGGGATGGAGACCGAGGCCCTTACCCGGGCAAGGATCTCCACGGCAAGATCCGGAGTTTTTAAGATTTCGGCCCCGCATCCGCGTTTGCAGATGGCCGCAACCGAGCATCCAAAGTTGAGGTCAACCCCGAAAAAGCCTTCGGCTTCAATCCGTTGTGCTGCCGCAGCCATGGACTGGGGATCCGGGCCAAAGATCTGGCAGACAAGGGTGGCAAGTTCCTGCTTACGCCATTTAAACACCGGTGAGGTGGCCGGGTTTTCATGGGGAAGGGCTTTTGCGCTGCACATGCCGGTGAACAGCAGGCCGTACCCGCCGAATTCTGCCACAAGTTCCCTGAAGGCCACATGGCCAAGGCCTGCCATGGGGGCAAGAAAGAGGCGGTTGCTGACCGCTTTTTTTCCGATGGTGATCCCCTGGGCTATCCCCGGGGGGCAGGTTTCATATCCGGCCCCGTTGTTTTGTTGTTTTTCTTTCATCTTATTCCCTATGGGCGGATTTGAATTCTATCCCCATTGTTCCTGGTTCTGGTTGACATCTCATCATGTGTGTAATAATTTAATCTGTTATTTTAAAACAGGAATATTATTATGAATGAGAGGCATGAACAAGAGAAAAAACAGTTTCGGAAGCTTCTGGCCCAGGAAGGAGTGGATGAACTGGATAAACGGTTTCAGGTTTTAGAGTCTTTTCTGAAGAGTGAGAACCATGAAACCTGCCGGGATATTTCAGCAAGGCTCGAACACGAGGGGATTTCCCTGGGTGCGGGGTTTCTTGCCGAAACCATGGAGCTTTTGTGCCGCTTTGGATTTGCCCAGAAGCTTAAATTCGACGACGGGCCACCCCGGTATGAGCACCGTCATCTGGGTTTTCACCATGATCACATGGTATGCACCAAGTGCGGTACCATCATAGAGTTCCGGGATGAGGCCCTGGAACGTCAGCAGGTGAACCTTGCCGCAGCCTATGGTTTTCATATGCTCCAGCACAAGATGGAGATTTACGGCATTTGTGCCGACTGTCTGGAAAAACGGTCTCTCCTTGTGCCTCTTTCCCGAACAAAGCAAGGCGAGTTCCTCGTGATCAAGGGGTTTGAGGGGGGGAAGAACGCACAGATGCGCCTTATCTCCATGGGTCTCAGGATAGGAGATACTATTGAGGTGGTCTCCACCCAGGCCGGGGGGCAGTTGGTCATCGCCCTTGGGGAGAGTCGATTTGTCATTGGTCAGGGCCTTGCCCAGAAGGTGATGGTCGAGCGCGGTTCAGATCGGCACCCGTCCCTGGCGTTCCAGGGCCGGGGGGATTCAGGAACCGTTCAAGCACCCCAGGAGATTATCCCCCTGAGCCGGATGCGCCAGGGCCAGGAAGGGGTGGTTGTCAGGGTGGCAGGCGAGACCCGGTTGAGAAGGAGAATCCTTGAGATGGGTATCAACCGGGGTGCAACGGTGTATGTTGAAAAGTACGCGCCCCTTAAGGACCCCATTGAATTGATCGTCAAGGGCTACCATGTCTCCATGCGTGTGGAGGAGGCGGCCCAAATCAGTGTTGAAGGGGTTAAAACGGTGAAAAATCCATGAATCAGCTTACAATCGCCCTGGCTGGAAACCCCAACTGCGGCAAAACCACCATATTCAACAATCTCACCGGCGCCCGGCAAAAGGTCGGCAACTGGCCCGGGGTGACGGTGGAAAAAAAAGAGGGTGTGGTCAAACACAAAGGGCTTGATCTTAAATTCGTGGATCTGCCGGGCACCTATAGTCTGACTCCCTTTTCCCTGGAGGAGATTGTTGCAAGGGATTTTATCCTCAATGAAAAGCCCGATGTGGTGGTTAACATCATTGATGCGGCAAATCTTGAGCGCAGCCTCTACCTTGCCATGCAGATCATGGAGCTTGATAGACCTGTGGTCTTTGTGCTGAACATGGCTGATCTGGCAAAATCCAAGGGGCTTTCCATCAATGCTGCTAAGTTATCGACCCTGTTAAACCTGCCGGTGATTTTCACCGTTGGTAACCGGGACCAGGGCACGAACCTGCTCGTTGAGACGGCCATCAAGGAGGCCCAGGCCGCATCAGGGGGTAAATCCGGTCGAAAGGTAACCTACAACCGGGAGATCGAAACCCTTATCCGGGAAATTGAGGCAGCCATGGACAGGGGGGGGCTTGACCTGGACAATTGGCCGGGGAGGTGGACCGCCATCAAGCTGCTGGAAAATGACGGCGTGGTCAAGGGAAACCTTGCCGCTATGGCAACACAGGCTGCCCGCGAGGTCCTTGATGTTGCAAAACGCGGGCGTGCCCAGATTGAAGAGCGGTTCCAGGATGATCCTGAGATCGTTCTTACCGACGAGCGATACGGATTCATTGCAGGCATTGTCAGGGCCGTGGTCACGGTGTCAGCGAGAAAGCGGGCCGATATTTCAAGGAGCATTGATCGGGTGTTGACCAACCGATTTCTCGGGTTTCCCATCTTCATTTTTTTTATCTGGGCCATGTTTCAGATGACCTTCAGTCTTGGGGTCTACCCCATGGAGTGGATCGATTCAGGTGTGGGCCTTTTTTCGTACCTGCTTGACTCTTTTCTTCCTTCTGGGCTGTTCCGGGATTTGGTCCTGAACGGGATTGTAGCAGGTATCGGCAGTGTCATTGTCTTTTTGCCCAATATTTTGATTCTTTTTTTCTGCATTGCCCTTTTTGAAGACACCGGTTACATGGCTAGAACTGCCTTTCTAATGGACAGGATCATGCATACCGTGGGGCTCCATGGAAAATCTTTTATTCCCATGCTCATGGGGTTTGGGTGCAGCGTGCCCGCTATTATGGCAACAAGGGCCTTGGAGAACAGAAAGGACCGCATTCTCACCATTTTGATCACGCCGTTCATGTCCTGTTCGGCAAGGCTTCCAGTTTATATCGTCCTGGCGGGCTCGTTCTTTGCGCAAAGGGCCGGGACGGTGATTTTTGGACTTTATGCCACGGGTATTGTGGTTGCCATTGTGTCAGGCCGACTGTTTCGGTCAACCCTTCTCAAGGGAGAGGATGCCCCTTTTGTCATGGAGCTTCCGCCCTATCGGGTGCCCATGTTCAAGAGTCTGATGATCCATATGTGGGATAGAAGCAAGATGTTTTTAAGGAAAATGGGAGGGGTGATTCTTGTGGGCTCGATCATCATCTGGGCCCTTTCCACCTTTCCCAGGGACCAGGCTGTTGTGGACCAGTATATCCGGGCTGCTGCCCCAGTGACCCTTGAACGGTCACAAATCATGGCCCAGCCTGAAACCCAGGCTCGTAAAGATCTTGTCCAGGCGGTTGATTCAAGGTTGGAAACCCTTGAAAAACAAAGGGACAAGGCCCTTGTGGAAAATTCTCTCATCGGTCGTTTTGGCCGAATGCTTGCCCCGGTGTTTTCACCCATCGGCATTGACTGGCGTGCCGGGGTGGCCCTTGTCACCGGCCTTGTGGCAAAGGAGGTGGTGGTCTCCACCATGGGCGTTTTATATGGGGTCGGGGACGGTCAAACCGACGCCCTTGATCATGCCCTCCATGCCTCGGGCATGACATCCCTTTCGGCCCTTTCTATAATGGTTTTTGTTCTTCTTTATGTCCCCTGTATTGCAACGGTCTCAGCCATCTGGAAAGAGACTTCAGGGGGGTGGGCATGTTTTTCTCTTTTTTATACAACATCCGTTGCATGGAGTTTCTCGTTTCTGGTATACCAGGGGGGAAAATTACTGGGCTTTGGATAAGGAGGTATTTTTTGTATGCATTGACAGGCAGGTCCGGCAGGGCAATGGGTAAACGAAATACAGGGCTGTGCCGTGACATAACCCTGTGTGTGGCGATCTTTTTTTGTATGGGTGCATGGTTTTGTCAGGGTGCATGGGCACAGGAACGACGTTGTATCACCTCAAAGATTGCCAATGTCCGATCGGGCCCGGGGACCAACTATGAAACCCTGTGGCAGGTCGAGACCTATTATCCGATTTTGATTGTGGAGAAAAAAGACAGCTGGTTGAAGTTCAAGGACTTTGAAGGGGATATGGGATGGATACACGGTTCCCTGGTGGGAGATGCGCCATCGGTCATAACGGTCAAGAGCAATTGTAATGTTCGATCGGGGCCCGGTCCCGTACATCCAATTGTCTTTACAGTAGAAAGGGGTGTTCCATTTAAGGTTCTTAAGCAACAGTCTGACTGGCTTGAGGTGGAGCATGGTGATGGTGACAGGGGATGGATATACAAGCCCCTGGTGTGGTAATTGCAGATAATCCATAGACGTTGAATGAGAGGAAAAAATGGTCGATAAAATATCAAATGCACGTAAAAAAGAGCTTGGGCAGCCGGATCCCTTTTTGGAGGCTCTTCAGAAATGGGCCAATGCAACAACCCGTTACAAAAAACAGATAGCCCTGGGAATAGGGGCGATTGTGGCTATTGCGGCCATTTTTTCAGGGACCCTGTACAGTATTCATCGTTCAGAGGACAAGGCTTCCGAGTTCCTGGCCCAGGTTCTCTCCCGGTACAGTGATACTGATCCGGTAAAGGGGTATGAGGCGGTAAAGGCGGATGTTGCCGAGTTTATATCCTCCTATCCCAATACCGCTGCGTCGTCCCAGGCCAGGGTGCGGTTTGCAAAGATCGCATTTGACGCCGGAAAATTTGAAGAGGCCCATGACATGTATCTTGGCGCACTCAATGAGTTTAAGGCGGATCCGGCCATGGAGAACCTTTTGTTTGGCTCCCTGGGGCGTACCTGTCTATTCCTTGGAAAAAAAGCTGAGGCTGAAACCTATTTCAGGAAGATTATTAAAACCAAAACGACCCTGTTAAAGGGAGAGGCCCTGTTTAATCTTGGACTGCTTCTGGCAGACAGGGGGGATACAGCGGAAAGCCAGCAGCTGTTCCAGAAAATTGTTAACGAGCATGGCGATTCCATGTACGCACCCATGGCCAAGGCAAGAATTCATCAGTTGTAGTTTTCTTTTTAAAACTTAAAAAGGCTGCCTTTGAAAAAAGTTTCCAAGGGCAGCCTTTTTAAGAAAAGGAGGAAAAAGATGAAGGCTAAACTTCGTTAACCTTGGATTTAAATAAATGCAAATCTCCTGCCAACACGTTTTATTTTTGCTATCTTTTTTTGTTGTAAGCCTGAAACTCTTTGCAAACAGTCCTTTTGATCAACAAATTATTTTAAAACCGTTTTTCTTTTCCAGGTGACGGCTTTGGCAGGGGACCGTAAAGTTCAATATTTTGAACCGATGGGGTCGTTGTTTTTGTTCTGTCGGGTGTAAAAATGCTCTTCAGATCCATCCCACAGGGGTCTGGGCGTTTTCTTGCCAGGTTCATTATTTTGAACTCATTTCTTTTGCTGTCTTTATCCCAGCCCATATTTTTTGAGTTTTTGATTCAGGCCGCTTTTGCCGATGCCCAGCAATTTTGCCGCCCTTGTCTGTACATTGTCCGTGAGCATCATTGCCCGCTGAATCATTCGTTTTTCCACAGCGGTAAGGGTTTCGGACAGCCCGGCATTCTCGGGAATTCCATCCAGATGAAGGGGGGGTGACATGGCCTGCCTCATCTTTGCAGGAAGGTCGGCCGCTGTGATGTAGTCGCCTGAAGATAGAATAACGGCCCGTTCAATGGCATTTTCAAGTTCCCTTACGTTGCCGGGCCATGGGTAGTCAAAAAAGAGCTGGGCCGCATCATGGTTTACCCCCAGAACCGGCCTGGCGGATTTGCGTTCATTGCCGTACCGTTCAATAAAATGACTGATCAGCAAAGGGATATCCTCCTGTCGTTC
Coding sequences:
- a CDS encoding tRNA dihydrouridine synthase; protein product: MKEKQQNNGAGYETCPPGIAQGITIGKKAVSNRLFLAPMAGLGHVAFRELVAEFGGYGLLFTGMCSAKALPHENPATSPVFKWRKQELATLVCQIFGPDPQSMAAAAQRIEAEGFFGVDLNFGCSVAAICKRGCGAEILKTPDLAVEILARVRASVSIPVFVKFRTGWINDPRPAIDLAKRFEDNGADALVFHPRVAPDRRSRPPRWEQISLIKEAVTIPVFGNGNVFDANDLSTVVKQTGCDGIAIGRMAVSRPWIFAQWTKGFTPTIGTYHHTAIRMTELLAKHHGERFAVKLYKKFIPYFSASFRFGHSICKELLKADTMDELRDNINGVFERDPEIIARPNLNLFL
- a CDS encoding FeoA domain-containing protein, producing the protein MNERHEQEKKQFRKLLAQEGVDELDKRFQVLESFLKSENHETCRDISARLEHEGISLGAGFLAETMELLCRFGFAQKLKFDDGPPRYEHRHLGFHHDHMVCTKCGTIIEFRDEALERQQVNLAAAYGFHMLQHKMEIYGICADCLEKRSLLVPLSRTKQGEFLVIKGFEGGKNAQMRLISMGLRIGDTIEVVSTQAGGQLVIALGESRFVIGQGLAQKVMVERGSDRHPSLAFQGRGDSGTVQAPQEIIPLSRMRQGQEGVVVRVAGETRLRRRILEMGINRGATVYVEKYAPLKDPIELIVKGYHVSMRVEEAAQISVEGVKTVKNP
- the feoB gene encoding ferrous iron transport protein B, whose translation is MNQLTIALAGNPNCGKTTIFNNLTGARQKVGNWPGVTVEKKEGVVKHKGLDLKFVDLPGTYSLTPFSLEEIVARDFILNEKPDVVVNIIDAANLERSLYLAMQIMELDRPVVFVLNMADLAKSKGLSINAAKLSTLLNLPVIFTVGNRDQGTNLLVETAIKEAQAASGGKSGRKVTYNREIETLIREIEAAMDRGGLDLDNWPGRWTAIKLLENDGVVKGNLAAMATQAAREVLDVAKRGRAQIEERFQDDPEIVLTDERYGFIAGIVRAVVTVSARKRADISRSIDRVLTNRFLGFPIFIFFIWAMFQMTFSLGVYPMEWIDSGVGLFSYLLDSFLPSGLFRDLVLNGIVAGIGSVIVFLPNILILFFCIALFEDTGYMARTAFLMDRIMHTVGLHGKSFIPMLMGFGCSVPAIMATRALENRKDRILTILITPFMSCSARLPVYIVLAGSFFAQRAGTVIFGLYATGIVVAIVSGRLFRSTLLKGEDAPFVMELPPYRVPMFKSLMIHMWDRSKMFLRKMGGVILVGSIIIWALSTFPRDQAVVDQYIRAAAPVTLERSQIMAQPETQARKDLVQAVDSRLETLEKQRDKALVENSLIGRFGRMLAPVFSPIGIDWRAGVALVTGLVAKEVVVSTMGVLYGVGDGQTDALDHALHASGMTSLSALSIMVFVLLYVPCIATVSAIWKETSGGWACFSLFYTTSVAWSFSFLVYQGGKLLGFG
- a CDS encoding SH3 domain-containing protein gives rise to the protein MYALTGRSGRAMGKRNTGLCRDITLCVAIFFCMGAWFCQGAWAQERRCITSKIANVRSGPGTNYETLWQVETYYPILIVEKKDSWLKFKDFEGDMGWIHGSLVGDAPSVITVKSNCNVRSGPGPVHPIVFTVERGVPFKVLKQQSDWLEVEHGDGDRGWIYKPLVW
- a CDS encoding tetratricopeptide repeat protein, with amino-acid sequence MVDKISNARKKELGQPDPFLEALQKWANATTRYKKQIALGIGAIVAIAAIFSGTLYSIHRSEDKASEFLAQVLSRYSDTDPVKGYEAVKADVAEFISSYPNTAASSQARVRFAKIAFDAGKFEEAHDMYLGALNEFKADPAMENLLFGSLGRTCLFLGKKAEAETYFRKIIKTKTTLLKGEALFNLGLLLADRGDTAESQQLFQKIVNEHGDSMYAPMAKARIHQL